From one Plasmodium knowlesi strain H genome assembly, chromosome: 11 genomic stretch:
- a CDS encoding ribonuclease P/MRP protein subunit RPP1, putative, translated as MYVDLNLKFSSVGKAKALIAKALNVGFSIVAISVQYEEHNKPILSESFNVVNCFVCNEKVLEKNNGQSSSGNYFVDRVDEKEELREQLIQISGNLEGNYILVNRPNTLSIKNICDDFIMHGHSQVPTEEDLARLKDELIGTNSMTSTHQSLILTNNTNTYILKRLNIKYEDALNMENYNQFLKDNNFDIIAIEVGSVEEINCVAMKFDCDIIFLNMNTSFAQLKKSDVQSALDRGIFFEISSLTTATEDSHYYHLALNICSLFSVVPFSRIIASSGAFTEFDILEPLNFIRLFFNFHKISYKDIIGCITTAPIACLQRASVRKSLNTAIFQR; from the coding sequence ATGTATGTGGACCTGAACTTGAAATTCTCATCAGTAGGGAAGGCCAAAGCGCTCATAGCCAAGGCGCTCAATGTAGGGTTCAGCATCGTAGCAATCAGTGTACAATATGAGGAACACAATAAGCCTATTTTATCTGAATCTTTTAATGTAGTAAATTGCTTTGTGTGTAATGAAAAGGTtctggagaaaaataatggaCAGAGCTCATCAGGGAATTATTTTGTTGACCGAGTGGATGAGAAAGAAGAACTACGTGAACAACTGATCCAGATAAGTGGGAACCTTGAAGGAAACTACATTTTAGTAAACCGACCCAATACATTAagcattaaaaatatatgtgatGATTTTATAATGCATGGGCATAGCCAAGTGCCGACCGAAGAAGACTTGGCAAGATTAAAGGACGAGTTAATTGGCACCAACAGTATGACAAGTACCCATCAAAGTCTCATCCTCACAAATAATACAAACACGTACATACTGAAGAGActtaatataaaatatgaaGATGCATTGAACATGGAAAACTACAACCAATTTTTGAAAGACAACAATTTCGATATCATTGCCATCGAAGTTGGCTCtgtagaagaaataaattgtGTCGCCATGAAATTTGACTgtgatataatatttttaaacatgAATACCTCCTTTGCACAATTGAAAAAATCTGATGTACAGAGTGCACTAGATAGAGGGATTTTCTTCGAAATATCTTCTCTCACCACTGCAACTGAGGATTCGCATTATTATCACTTAGCTTTAAATATTTGTAGCCTCTTCTCTGTTGTCCCCTTTAGCAGAATCATCGCTTCCTCTGGGGCGTTCACAGAGTTCGATATCTTAGAACCCCTCAATTTTATACGactcttttttaatttccacaAAATTTCCTACAAAGACATAATAGGGTGCATCACCACTGCGCCAATTGCCTGTTTGCAGCGGGCCTCCGTTCGCAAGTCCCTTAACACCGCCATTTTTCAGAGGTAG